The Mercurialis annua linkage group LG2, ddMerAnnu1.2, whole genome shotgun sequence genome contains a region encoding:
- the LOC126668129 gene encoding two-component response regulator 24-like has protein sequence MKALIVEDVRTIQTGKVLVLTSLGVTVTTVNDGAGAVDLHHNGRHFDIIFMDDRMPGMNGLQATAKLRKMGVDCTIVGLSSADETPKHIRKFMEAGLDYHLLKPMSNATVRPILQEVGRASASGDGASGASGVSGASASGDGASGSNASGGGGAN, from the exons ATGAAAGCATTGATTGTAGAAGATGTTAGGACAATTCAAACCGGGAAAGTTCTGGTTCTGACATCTCTTGGAGTGACTGTAACGACGGTGAACGACGGTGCAGGCGCTGTGGACTTGCACCACAATGGCAGGCATTTCGACATTATTTTTATGGACGATCGTATGCCGGGCATGAACGGCCTGcag GCAACTGCGAAACTTCGTAAGATGGGGGTTGACTGCACTATTGTTGGGCTTTCATCGGCAGATGAAACACCGAAACACATCCGCAAATTTATGGAAGCGGGTCTTGATTATCATCTGCTGAAACCGATGAGTAATGCTACAGTTAGACCCATTCTCCAGGAGGTTGGCCGTGCTAGTGCTTCTGGTGATGGTGCTTCTGGTGCTTCTGGTGTTTCTGGTGCTAGTGCTTCTGGTGATGGTGCTTCTGGTTCTAATGCTTCTGGTGGTGGTGGGGCGAACTAA
- the LOC126667495 gene encoding putative F-box/FBD/LRR-repeat protein At1g78760 has product MGCEKDLENAYEDILSKLPEEIHSEILSHLSTKDAVRSSVLSRSWRHTWTSLADLDLDLHGPVDDTLNSFVDSVNTALTFRSFPLVKTFRLKIEGEYSSSSLKSWIEAAISYKIQELDLCIRRAGFPEINISMPNLKILRLESMRFPVDCMIERMLSSFINLEELILYRLIFTPKTAPIHIRSSSLKILKIHLNYPFEMENIHLKFVVDAPKLEFVELDSYGGLIAAIQANSHTTIQANSHTIDIDCVRLYLEACLCDYLHFKLDTAIQSCIVGFVTNICTTVKVLALSPNIFQYLFDEFNNNLPSFPKLNQLVVKYFQVGMPNLLDMLRSSPNLKVLVLSKIYKDFFSSEYWDDEQNGVPQCLKSSIEKFEYNGYSGCSEDVKILEYILKNAKALKKCYIVAFSSNDYEEPFKEELLNKLSVLSKTCQVKIEHSKWSPLS; this is encoded by the exons ATGGGGTGTGAAAAAGATTTGGAGAATGCATATGAAGATATTTTGAGCAAATTACCTGAGGAAATTCATTCTGAAATATTGTCACATCTCTCAACAAAAGATGCGGTGAGAAGCAGCGTTTTGTCGAGGAGTTGGAGACACACATGGACCTCTCTTGCCGATCTTGATCTTGATCTACACGGTCCAGTTGATGATACCCTCAACTCATTCGTGGATTCCGTAAACACGGCTCTGACGTTTCGCTCATTCCCACTTGTCAAAACATTTAGACTTAAAATTGAAGGAGAGTATTCGAGTTCAAGCTTAAAGTCATGGATTGAAGCTGcgatttcatataaaattcaGGAGCTGGATCTTTGCATCCGACGAGCAGGTTTTCCAGAAATAAATATATCTATGCCGAATCTCAAGATCCTTCGTCTCGAATCAATGAGGTTTCCAGTTGATTGTATGATTGAAAGGATGTTATCAAGCTTCATTAATCTTGAAGAATTGATTTTATATAGATTGATTTTTACTCCTAAGACCGCTCCTATCCATATCCGATCTTCTtcattgaaaattttaaagattCACCTAAATTATCCATTCGAAATGGAAAACATACATTTGAAGTTTGTTGTTGATGCGCCTAAACTTGAATTTGTCGAGCTTGATAGTTATGGCGGTCTAATAGCTGCTATTCAAGCTAATTCACACACTACAATTCAGGCTAATTCGCACACTATAGATATAGATTGTGTGCGTCTTTATCTTGAAGCATGTTTGTGTGATTATCTTCACTTCAAATTAGATACCGCAATTCAATCTTGCATCGTTGGATTTGTCACCAATATCTGCACTACTGTTAAAGTTCTAGCCTTATCTCCAAACATTTTTCAG TATCTGTTCGATGAATTCAACAACAATCTGCCTTCTTTTCCTAAATTGAATCAATTGGTGGTCAAATATTTTCAAGTTGGCATGCCGAATCTGCTTGATATGCTCAGAAGTTCACCAAATTTAAAAGTTCTTGTACTCAGTAAG atttataaagattttttttcatCAGAATATTGGGATGATGAGCAAAATGGTGTTCCCCAGTGCTTGAAATCGTCCATCGAAAAGTTTGAATATAATGGTTACTCAGGCTGTTCAGAAGATGTGAAAATTCTAGAATACATCCTGAAAAACGCAAAGGCGTTGAAGAAATGTTACATCGTAGCATTTTCTTCTAACGATTATGAGGAACCATTCAAAGAAGAGCTTTTAAATAAGTTATCAGTGTTGTCAAAGACATGTCAAGTTAAAATTGAACATTCTAAGTGGTCTCCACTTTCttga
- the LOC126668130 gene encoding uncharacterized protein LOC126668130: protein MICSQQLSLIGLIETKHEMFDDFSVRLLWPNLDFDFCFAPSTGASGGLLCVWNRNLISPSRIFIANRWISLDFLWNMVYVRFILVYASNCPTERASLWGDILSGLNSDMMCIVVAFSEFISSANLVESILHVWPNCTLKALPKSYSDHIPILFSSEIAKDWGSKPFKSINAWWSHKDFDLFVQNSWSSISERLPNANLVIRLRELRSVIKNWNREVFGDLNVKLSLVQSEISALEATTDFQSLNEEDGNQLASLMADFDKLSKHLESLWQHKSRLNWNLNGDRNTKYFHTVASIHSRSNIISDIYIDGGIKNIAECFEAKRVKNEPKRKSSAEGAKVGSKQSSISPHEACLESRQEEVESVSIRHTKQKEADCSAKACLESRHVTLVDVSIRAMHKEDSQLLFSHSHIFPHLAKHPF from the exons ATGATTTGTTCGCAGCAACTTTCTCTCATTGGTTTGATTGAAACTAAACACGAAATGTTTGACGATTTTAGTGTTCGCTTACTTTGGCCAAACTtggattttgatttttgttttgctCCTTCTACCGGAGCTTCGGGAGGTTTATTATGTGTCTGGAACAGAAATTTAATCTCTCCTTCAAGGATTTTTATAGCTAATAGATGGATTAGCTTAGATTTTTTATGGAACATGGTTTATGTTAGGTTCATTTTGGTCTACGCTAGTAACTGTCCTACCGAGCGGGCATCTTTATGGGGAGACATCCTTTCCGGTCTGAATTCTGATATGATGTGCATTGTGGTGG CCTTTTCTGAATTTATTTCATCAGCAAATTTGGTTGAGTCTATTCTTCATG TTTGGCCGAACTGCACTTTGAAGGCTCTTCCAAAATCTTACTCTGATCACATCCCTATTCTTTTTTCCTCTGAGATTGCAAAAGATTGGGGTTCGAAGccctttaaatcaattaatgctTGGTGGAGCCACAAAgactttgatttgtttgttcAAAATTCATGGAGTTCAATCTCTGAAAGGCTCCCGAATGCAAATTTGGTGATAAGATTGCGAGAGCTCCGGTCAGTTATTAAGAATTGGAATCGTGAGgtttttggagatttaaatgTGAAACTTTCTTTGGTCCAATCTGAAATCTCTGCCTTGGAGGCTACAACCGATTTTCAATCTCTGAATGAGGAGGACGGCAATCAGCTTGCTTCTCTTATGGCTGATTTTGATAAACTTTCTAAGCATTTGGAATCTCTATGGCAACATAAATCAAGGCTTAATTGGAATTTAAACGGGGATCGGAATACGAAATATTTTCATACAGTTGCTTCCATCCATTCACGGAGTAATATTATTTCTGATATCTATATTGATGGA ggaatcaagaATATTGCAGAGTGTTTTGAGGCCAAAAGAGTGAAGAATGAGCCAAAGCGGAAGTCGAGTGCGGAAGGTGCAAAAGTCGGAAGCAAGCAAAGTTCAATCTCCCCCCATGAAGcatgtctcgaatcgagacaagaGGAAGTAGAGAGTGTCTCGATTCGACACACTAAACAAAAGGAGGCAGATTGTTCTGCAAAAGcatgtctcgaatcgagacatgTAACTTTGGTGGATGTCTCGATTCGAGCCATGCACAAGGAGGATTCTCAGCTTTTGTTCTCACACTCTCACATATTTCCTCATTTGGCCAAGCATCCTTTTTAG